In a single window of the Terriglobus roseus genome:
- a CDS encoding DUF418 domain-containing protein: MGSTSVSFDEAALTAGTPEELAGPPEPVQFAPVARQERINSLDVLRGFALMGILIMNITDFAYSYTSYLIPLGTWLPTFTGPHAKVNTAVWMLRWILAEGKMRALFSMLFGAGAVLLTDRAERRGGGDRVADIFMRRNMWLVLIGFLHAFLIWNGDILFWYGITGLLFLYPMRKLPPKTLLKAAGWLLLVWILIAGVGRTMGAYSTEKAGREAVAAAHQGKTLTEKQRGAIVSKVEQDKRWRPLRIDVEKSIADHHGYLKAQGTDAKSSLQSEQAIYFGFLDVLIFMMVGMALYKNGFLTNQLPASVYVKTAVIGYLIAIPITTVGVIQAWRGGFEIVSSTAWLMGPYDLCRISGALANASVVLLILRAGALQWLTRRIAAVGQTALSNYLLTSITCQFLFLWGPTHWYQYLEYYKLYYVVASVWTLNLIWSPIWLRYFQFGPVEWLWRSLTYWHRQPMRIATAA, translated from the coding sequence GAAGCAGCACTGACTGCGGGAACGCCGGAAGAGCTTGCCGGACCACCGGAACCAGTGCAATTTGCCCCGGTCGCTCGCCAGGAGCGCATCAACAGCCTGGATGTTCTGCGCGGTTTTGCGTTGATGGGCATCCTGATCATGAACATCACGGATTTTGCCTACTCCTATACGTCGTACCTCATCCCCTTGGGAACCTGGCTGCCGACCTTTACTGGACCGCACGCCAAAGTGAACACCGCAGTCTGGATGTTGCGCTGGATCCTGGCTGAGGGAAAGATGCGAGCGTTATTCAGCATGCTGTTCGGCGCCGGTGCAGTGCTGCTGACGGACCGAGCAGAGCGTCGCGGCGGCGGGGACCGTGTCGCCGACATCTTCATGCGGCGGAACATGTGGCTGGTGCTGATCGGATTTCTTCACGCCTTCCTTATCTGGAACGGCGACATTCTGTTCTGGTATGGCATCACCGGTCTGCTGTTCCTCTATCCCATGCGCAAGCTGCCGCCAAAGACGCTGCTGAAAGCTGCGGGCTGGCTGCTGCTGGTGTGGATCCTGATTGCAGGCGTGGGCCGCACGATGGGTGCCTATTCCACGGAGAAGGCTGGCCGTGAGGCTGTTGCAGCCGCGCATCAGGGAAAGACACTCACAGAGAAACAACGCGGTGCGATCGTTTCCAAGGTTGAGCAGGATAAACGGTGGCGTCCTCTGCGCATCGACGTGGAGAAGAGCATCGCAGATCATCACGGCTATCTGAAGGCGCAGGGGACCGACGCCAAGTCATCGCTGCAAAGCGAGCAGGCCATCTACTTTGGCTTCCTCGACGTGTTGATCTTCATGATGGTCGGCATGGCGCTGTATAAGAATGGCTTCCTGACGAACCAGCTTCCTGCAAGCGTCTACGTTAAGACGGCGGTCATCGGCTATCTCATCGCGATCCCAATCACGACTGTCGGCGTCATCCAGGCATGGCGTGGCGGTTTTGAAATCGTGTCCTCGACGGCCTGGCTCATGGGTCCTTATGACCTTTGCCGCATCAGCGGAGCGCTGGCAAACGCTTCTGTCGTTCTGCTTATCCTGCGGGCGGGCGCACTCCAGTGGCTCACCAGGCGCATTGCTGCTGTGGGGCAGACGGCGCTGAGCAACTACCTGCTTACCAGCATCACCTGCCAGTTCCTGTTTCTGTGGGGACCGACCCACTGGTACCAATATCTGGAGTACTACAAGCTGTATTACGTGGTCGCGAGCGTCTGGACCCTGAACCTCATCTGGAGTCCCATCTGGCTGCGTTACTTCCAATTCGGACCGGTTGAGTGGCTGTGGCGTTCGCTGACTTATTGGCACCGTCAGCCGATGCGGATCGCGACCGCAGCTTAA